Proteins co-encoded in one Malus sylvestris chromosome 9, drMalSylv7.2, whole genome shotgun sequence genomic window:
- the LOC126583759 gene encoding transcription factor MYB8-like, with amino-acid sequence MRKPCCEKEGTNKGAWSKQEDQKLIDYIKTHGEGCWRSLPKAAGLHRCGKSCRLRWINYLRPDIKRGNFEQDEEELIIKLHALLGNRWSLIAGRLPGRTDNEVKNYWNSHIRKKLIKMGIDPNNHRLNQIIPRPNPQNDSVSPAATSSGSMSNINACTKTPLKSSDDQIDHRASEAASVLEDETSGPSSRDLNLDLTIAFPEPSLQVEEGMPKLIKGSNTTAREIETNLQHLPTLVLFR; translated from the exons ATGAGAAAACCTTGCTGTGAAAAAGAAGGCACAAACAAAGGAGCTTGGTCTAAACAAGAAGACCAAAAACTCATTGATTACATTAAGACTCATGGGGAAGGCTGCTGGCGATCTCTCCCCAAGGCTGCAG GGTTGCACCGGTGTGGCAAAAGTTGTAGGCTAAGATGGATAAACTATTTAAGGCCAGACATCAAACGTGGTAACTTTGAGCAAGATGAAGAAGAACTCATCATCAAACTACATGCCCTCCTTGGCAACCG GTGGTCGTTGATTGCTGGAAGGCTGCCCGGTAGGACGGACAATGAGGTTAAGAACTACTGGAATTCTCACATCCGGAAGAAGCTAATAAAAATGGGTATTGATCCAAATAACCATAGGCTAAACCAGATTATTCCTCGTCCAAATCCGCAAAACGATAGCGTTTCACCTGCTGCAACATCATCTGGGTCAATGAGCAATATTAATGCATGTACTAAAACACCATTGAAATCCTCAGATGATCAAATTGATCATAGGGCCTCAGAAGCTGCGAGTGTTCTTGAAGATGAAACATCTGGTCCATCATCTCGTGACTTGAATCTTGACCTCACCATTGCATTTCCTGAACCTTCACTACAGGTTGAGGAAGGGATGCCAAAGCTTATCAAGGGGTCGAACACTACTGCTAGAGAAATCGAAACAAACCTCCAGCATTTGCCTACCCTTGTGCTTTTCAGATAA